The Aedes aegypti strain LVP_AGWG chromosome 1, AaegL5.0 Primary Assembly, whole genome shotgun sequence sequence TGGCCATGGTCGTAGAAAACGAAGGTGGAGCCGCGGCCTTCTTTCCCGAATTCCGAACGAATGAACAGCCGAGACTTCGTGGTGGACCACTTCGAGGGGAATACTTGTTCTATCAGTTTCACTATCATCTAGGGTCGGAGCATACGTTCGACAAGAAGCGGTATTCGGCGGAAATGCATCTGGTGTTCTACAACGAGTTGTATGGATCATTCAAGGCTGCTAGGGATCAGGCCAATGGTGTGGCTGTGATAGCGTTGACGTTTGACGTACTGAAGAGCCGTAGGATCAATTCACTGAACAAGTGGACTCGTAGTTTGGCCGAAGTGGTTGAAGCTGAAAGTGAGTACAGTATACCTAGGCAAGAGCTGTTTTCGGTGAGCGACGTTTTGGGTGATATGGAATGGCCGTACTTTGCGTACGAAGGAAGTCTAACGACGCCACCTTGCTCTGAAACGGTACAGTGGATTGTGGCTAGCGAGCGGCAATTGTTGACTCGAAGCGAACTGAAAACGATGCGTATGCTAAAAGGAAGAGGTGGCGATTGGGTGCAGACAGCGCGGCCAACACAGGCCCTGAATTTCCGAAGGGTGTTTATCTATTGATAGGCAAGCCTAGCAGGATGTTGGATACCAATGTGGGAATCAACTGATTTGTTTCCAGTATCTGGGTACTAATCGGGAATGTTCATCAGAGATTAGGTAAATTAAAGAACTAAACTGTACCGAATGCAAACTAATCTTTGGATCATAATAAATGATAGTAGTGTCATCTATATTAAGGATGAAAACCTCGCTCCACAAAGAAGTGTTCATTGTGCcattgaaaataaatgaaataataaaGTATTCCAGggttttgtttctttttgttATCTCGTCTCTTCATTATGTTTTCATTTCACAGTTGGAGTTGCAAGCACTGTGACATCATTAtgaattaaccctctaatacccaaattttttattttcgatctaaatattatttttagctatttaatttttttttttctgaacacgttttgggcaatgatttatttttattcgcaaatctatgaatttggatttttgatttttataatttttatttttgagcttccctatcctttttcaatttttcttgaattttatttatttttttggattttcttatttttcttgtaattaacggaaaaacagtttttaaattattttcatacCACCAAGCCtatgataggttaatcgtagaaaaataaaaaaggtacggtttttatattacacgttaaatgaacccaaGGCATTTAGAGGTTATataagaaaacaataattaaaacaattttcaaaaataaaaaaaagtttcaaaagtcataaaaaacttttcttatatgcatgttatgagtcatggtttaaaccaaaaataaaattattttgatttccgagctacgaaaaaatacacaacattccaaagtgtaccccgtctaaaggcggtgTTGAGGCCATCAGCAAGCTGCCGGGGTGTTTTCATTACACCGCGCCGGCAGACGAACATGCCTCATGCTGAGGCCCCAAATCGTACTCTCCACGTCCGCACTAAACACTTTACTTACCTGTTTCTTATCATTCATTCAGCATacctaaaacaaaacaaaacattagtAAAACATTAGGGTTTCATCAGATTATTTACTTACCATTTCGATCATTCCAGATCATAACATTGAACAaacattgttattgtttatctTTGCATTGTATCATTGTCTGACAATTCCAGAAGATTCATCATATCAATTGTATAACAGTTATCTTTCAACacattattgtatacaacaatacacttctggaaaatttcatgcaagcaCTATAGGGTAGAGTTGCATATAAATAGCACACCATTAGTTGTAGaaaatcagtctgaaataaaTCGTGAACTCGAAAACATCTCTCCGTgtaattattccctaccggatcgtatccgcgggaacaGGCGGGGTTAGGTTAATTTTGATGGATTAAGTGCACAATGGACATATCGATCAAATTCTTATTTCAAAACCATAAAATGGATATAATTTTAAGTTACCCTCGGCTCGTTATCAAGTTTTACATAATTACAaacttagaaaatatcaccgactccggtattttttttaccgaaatataaaccgctgagcgctcGAAAGTGCTTTCAGTAAAGTTAAGAAttaccgaacaatctgtaatgTTAATCGACACTCAGCTGTCACCAAATTACAATATGTTCGTGAACTATTACCGAACGAATTGTTAAATAAATTACCGAACACATTGTTCATAACAGCAGGCAGTCGGAATAGAATAagttcatgataaaaaaaaacaatgaagttCATATTGATATTCAATGTGATAAATCGATTTATTTCGTATTTCTGTTGCTTTCTGTTGATGAAGGTAAGACATTAAACACCATCAACGGTCTCTGGTGGGACATTGAAGAACATTCTTGGCTGTTCACTCCTCATGAAGAGAACCGGTGCCACCGATCCCGGCATAGGTGGTCATGCTGGTTATTATAACGCTGCAATCCTAAAACGtaaattgtaaattatttcaTCTTAAAAATACGCCTTTTAAAGACACTCAAAGGTCCTACTTACGGAGAACAAGTACTAGACGAGCATCCTGCTTCTCTAGTTTTTTGAAAACCAGTGTTCATTAGCGCAAAAACAGAATTTTAAATAGTACTGGATGCAATGCGATGTTGTTGATTAGCACTTATAAACAAATATGGAGGCCTCCGAAATTACAAATTACCATTTGTTCGGTAAAGCATTGAGCACTATGAACTGATGTACGGTAAAAAAATACAGTCTACGGCGAATCTAAAtgatttacagttttttttggTAATAGATCGACGATTTTGGTAAAAGTGGAGggatattgttttgattttttcatttattcaagGTTGTTTGGTAAATCTTGTTTGTAATACCGAAAACtcagttaaatatttatttacagtacgtttccggtaaaaaataccgaacaaCGAGAAAAAAACTAAGTGTGTACGGCGCATCACCAACCAGAAGTGATTCCTAAATCCTTaccttagggatggtacacacattatattcactaaatttgaactttttcgactcatcacccgcccccttgccacgctttttgtatggaagctccacaaattttgtaaggcttgtctcGCAGTGATTGCCTCCATCTCCTTggaacgtgacgtaatttgCGCATGACCCCTTATCCTACTATCTCAATATTATTTCCATGGCAACTGtggagatcttcttcttcttcttcttcttcttagcattacgtcctcagtGGGACAGAgcatgttcaatgagcacttccacagttattaactaagagttttctttgccaaaattgccattttcgcattcgtatatcgtgtggcaggtacgatgatactctatgcccagggaagtcaaggaaatttccattacgaaaagatcctggaccgaccgggaattgaacccagacaccttcagcatggctttgctttgtagccacggactctaaccactcagctaaggaaggctccaacTGTGGAGATGTAGAGGTATATTcgatctctagtaacaatggatcattaaaataatcaaaacggccactatggaaagcatagatagcgccaccgtagccttgtgtgtttgacagaacagcaatgctgtcacaatgttaaatcccttatacagtggcgcctttgttttgatgcggtgagcacttgcaaaaactacattcaatgattCATTGTTGCCTAACTAATATTCTTTCCTTTTCCCGATGACAGTATAGCAggcatttgttaaaaaataaatggctaccgcttctgcgtcataagcagaaggtaatggttcaatcccaggcccgtccctttcaccgtactttgtagttgtatcttctatttgcttctatcttccactctcaatatatcacagttcaATAGCATTTGTTAGATCCAGGgacggacaaaaaaaaaacgtttccctacgcttccattcttccatcattatagcacgcctttccttacgcctgatacataagTATAGTCCGCAGCTGACAAGAGAAGCgctcaagaaaaaaatgagaacgcttcgagagtgatttgttcaacCTTGatataacaaaaatgtttgttggcaGATTGTTGTTCTGTTCATAATGATCACCAAACCCGACTCGAACCCGAACAAAACCTgacatttttaatttattatttttaaatcccAATCTGTCGGATGCAGGCTTGGGTCGGGTTCCGGGTTTGAAATCCTGAGACACGACTATCTCTAACTTTCTGGAAAGAAAATTTGGTAAGAGTTCGAAAGGGAACACTTGGAGGCATTCACTAGAAACGAGAATATGATTATAGAGATATTCTGTTGAAATTATGGCCTGTTCATATtttaaagtggacaccttgttgatgctgtatcttttttatttctagataaaatcgtaatcgggtttctgtacatcgttcaactattattcaacaaagttataaaaatataaaaacttacaaaattcttttggtttaaaaactaaacagtttttccaaaaactcctaagaaaaactgctCGTCAaagtaaaacattatttttcgcatgaaaaaagaatcatatttttatgatcaaactGTATGTTATTGGATACCTTACTATTCTACTAGAGGTAGAGCTTtacaaacatcaataataatccaccattctctgagactaggtcactttagtgatttatTCCTCAtgaccaaatttgctgatataccatccttttactcccagaaaaaaagtaaagtaagaaGCGTGTGAAACATTGGTTTAGATCACTAAAGAAACTATGTTTGTATGAAAGCAAgctaaatcttgagttttaatcGCATTTTTAGGCACAAGTTTCACACTTTAtaatcattttgtttaaaaatcatttgcgcatatttatcgatcctGAACAAACTGTATGCGTTTTTCTCTGAATGTTTTTAATGTTAATCTCAGAATAACGCATTTTGAATATGATACTTGGAAAATAAATTCGTTTTCATtaaagcagtgttcccaatttCAGTGATTGCTATTATACTTTGAGAGGTCTAAtaaagcatttgtttttctattgagcttaaaatatgacgtggggactaaataagcaaCTCTATAAAGGTATAGGTtattgacggggttggtggtctaatggctaccgcttctgcttcatatgcagaaggtcatgggatcaatcccaggcccgtccctttcctcgtactttgtagttataTCTtttacttgcttctatctttcactctcaatctatcacactcacaccctactcgttcatagcaaacgctagaaccagaaacgtacaagaaaccgtttccctacgcttcactCTAACATCATTATAGCATGCATTTCCTTACGCCTGAAACATAGACAgtgttcttctttctggcgttacgtccctactaggacagagcctgcttctcagcttagtgttatgagcacttccacagttattaactgagagcttactatgccaatgaccattttttgcatgtgtatatcgtgtggcaggtacgaagatactctatgccctgggaagtcgagaaaatttccaacccgaaaagatcctcgaccggtgggattcgaacccacaaccctcagcttggtcttgctgaatagctgcgcgtttaccgctacggctatctgggccccgaaaCATAGACAGTCTGCCAACCAAatagcaaacctctctgccatgcctttcccccaaacCCTCTCGCCAGGGCTGTTAAGTATCATGACCGGCTTGTGACACTGACAAAACGAGTCTTCTCACTGTCGCAAGTCGAAACTATATTTCATGTGCTCACTTCGTCAAGTCGCAATGACAGAGCTCTCACGAGAGCAATTTTACTGTTGTTTTGCTATTAAAATTTGTATctcattttggagaatttcgggaAGCAAATGTGCTTGAAACGTTAAGTGAATATCTTTCTTTGATTCCAACGATATAAACAACAATTA is a genomic window containing:
- the LOC110681545 gene encoding carbonic anhydrase 13-like; protein product: MGLLDSKVWFVTQVLAAVPLVYSGPYPRTTSSYYDPNGFFQFADKTHHRFYNFYQHVTEAARAEKLISNNEVWPSDKSISQMASGSFSYREEDDYGPSNWGALNATCEGMYQSPINLIANRSVIVQQKRALELKGSRNVPMAMVVENEGGAAAFFPEFRTNEQPRLRGGPLRGEYLFYQFHYHLGSEHTFDKKRYSAEMHLVFYNELYGSFKAARDQANGVAVIALTFDVLKSRRINSLNKWTRSLAEVVEAESEYSIPRQELFSVSDVLGDMEWPYFAYEGSLTTPPCSETVQWIVASERQLLTRSELKTMRMLKGRGGDWVQTARPTQALNFRRVFIY